A part of Thermocrinis albus DSM 14484 genomic DNA contains:
- the sppA gene encoding signal peptide peptidase SppA, which produces MGRWIKRVLIFFGILFSLGMLGTFLARFPIGDRIAVVKVEGVITDPQAVVSKMEKARLDPSVKALVLRVESPGGSVGASQEIYREVERFRQSGKPVVVSMGNVAASGGYYISAPANVIYANPGTITGSIGVIIQHTDVQQLLEKLGIKTTAIKTGKFKDTLSPFRELTPEERQYLQNLVEDAYSQFIEAILRYRKGKVQEDILRQIADGRILTGKQAKELGLVDELGDLQDAIQKAKELARVPQARVFYMEDKKGFLKRMLEGKVPSLQQVWSPLMIYYMME; this is translated from the coding sequence ATGGGTCGCTGGATAAAGAGAGTTCTCATCTTCTTTGGTATACTCTTCTCTCTGGGAATGTTGGGGACCTTCTTAGCGCGTTTTCCCATAGGTGACAGGATAGCGGTAGTGAAAGTGGAGGGGGTGATAACGGACCCTCAGGCTGTAGTAAGCAAGATGGAAAAGGCTCGGCTTGATCCTTCCGTGAAGGCTCTCGTACTGAGGGTAGAGAGTCCCGGAGGATCTGTGGGTGCATCGCAGGAGATATACAGAGAGGTAGAGAGATTCAGACAGTCCGGCAAACCTGTGGTGGTTTCTATGGGTAATGTAGCTGCATCGGGAGGTTACTACATATCTGCTCCTGCCAATGTTATATACGCCAATCCCGGCACTATAACGGGAAGTATCGGTGTCATCATACAGCACACCGATGTCCAACAGCTTCTAGAAAAGCTGGGTATAAAAACCACGGCTATAAAGACAGGTAAGTTTAAAGACACCCTTTCCCCCTTCAGGGAACTGACACCTGAAGAGAGGCAGTATCTACAGAACTTGGTGGAGGATGCCTACAGTCAGTTCATAGAGGCTATCCTGCGCTACAGAAAAGGGAAGGTTCAGGAGGATATACTGAGACAGATAGCGGATGGAAGGATCCTTACAGGAAAACAGGCAAAGGAGCTGGGTCTTGTGGACGAACTGGGAGACTTACAGGATGCCATACAGAAGGCAAAGGAGTTAGCCCGCGTGCCCCAGGCACGCGTTTTCTATATGGAGGACAAGAAAGGTTTTCTGAAACGTATGCTGGAGGGTAAAGTACCCTCCCTTCAACAGGTATGGTCTCCCCTCATGATCTACTATATGATGGAGTGA
- a CDS encoding phosphate-starvation-inducible PsiE family protein, with amino-acid sequence MQELILGIYRFFIRLAFNLTIVVLLVGLFVGVFRTLAEIGLTFTEATVRLGFKELIINTLSLIVVLEIIRAFVDYFEYERVRLEVLMEALIAFFIREFMIKLFEEKLTGLEVLLWSTGVAFLVGARTLTVVYKPPKK; translated from the coding sequence ATGCAAGAGCTTATACTGGGTATCTACAGGTTCTTCATTAGATTGGCCTTTAACCTCACCATAGTGGTGCTTTTGGTAGGTCTCTTCGTAGGTGTTTTCAGAACCCTTGCGGAAATAGGACTTACCTTTACAGAAGCGACGGTTCGTCTTGGCTTTAAGGAACTAATCATAAACACCTTGTCTCTCATAGTGGTTTTGGAAATTATAAGGGCCTTTGTAGACTACTTTGAGTACGAAAGGGTGAGGCTGGAAGTACTTATGGAAGCTCTCATAGCTTTCTTCATAAGGGAGTTTATGATAAAGCTCTTTGAGGAGAAACTTACGGGGCTTGAGGTGCTCCTTTGGTCCACAGGCGTGGCCTTTCTGGTAGGAGCAAGGACTTTAACGGTTGTGTACAAACCACCAAAAAAGTGA
- a CDS encoding citryl-CoA lyase yields MEKKWRTAITQHVGHETYIRGYRLLDLVGNLSYAQAVYLILKGELPNEKESKMMEAILVSVIDHGIAPPSVIAARAVASGGNSLNVGVAAGILAFGSAHGGALEDAMRFIQEGVSSTKSVSEIVREYLESKKPIPGYGHRYYKDYDPRTKRLMDIAKDLGFYGKHCQFAEEVQEEIARQKGKRLVLNVDGAIAAVASEMGFDWRLGKGFFIIGRVAGLVAHVYEELTTEKPFSKRLDEETETEYTGTPPRELPPEFRRR; encoded by the coding sequence ATGGAGAAGAAATGGAGAACTGCCATAACACAACACGTTGGCCACGAAACCTATATCAGAGGGTACCGCCTTTTGGATCTTGTAGGAAACCTCAGCTACGCGCAGGCTGTCTACCTTATCCTCAAAGGTGAACTACCTAACGAGAAGGAAAGTAAGATGATGGAAGCTATACTGGTGTCGGTCATCGATCACGGTATAGCACCACCCTCTGTTATAGCTGCGAGAGCGGTAGCATCAGGTGGCAACTCCCTCAACGTGGGTGTGGCGGCCGGTATACTGGCCTTTGGATCCGCTCACGGTGGCGCTCTTGAAGATGCCATGAGATTCATACAAGAAGGAGTTAGCAGCACAAAGAGTGTTTCTGAGATAGTAAGAGAGTACCTGGAAAGCAAGAAGCCTATACCCGGTTACGGACACAGATACTACAAGGATTACGATCCTAGAACTAAGAGGTTGATGGATATTGCGAAAGATCTAGGTTTTTACGGCAAACACTGCCAGTTTGCGGAGGAGGTGCAAGAAGAGATAGCGCGTCAGAAGGGAAAGAGACTGGTCCTCAACGTGGACGGTGCTATAGCGGCGGTGGCCTCCGAAATGGGTTTCGACTGGCGTTTAGGTAAGGGTTTCTTCATAATAGGCAGAGTGGCCGGTCTTGTGGCCCACGTGTACGAAGAACTTACCACGGAGAAACCCTTTTCCAAAAGGTTGGACGAAGAGACAGAGACCGAGTATACGGGCACTCCTCCCAGAGAGTTACCTCCCGAGTTTAGGAGAAGGTAA
- a CDS encoding peptidylprolyl isomerase has product MFSFIQRHRKFLVVTVSVVSFAFFLWLFLAGSVQDILRGKRACVAVVNGTCISLRDYRMELLPYSQFLKNEEMEGMIKEQVLDSLIVRELLYQKALEMGFVASDEEVIDTIKSDPTFQEGGVFSASKYREVLERNNLEPAQYEEYLKKMLSIQKLVSFISNSVYITEKEKQANLLPYTTLLTGKLYLITPDSVKISYEPTDAELLNYYHQHREEFKRPEKRVVRLWETPQRDEALNIYNQLKSSKVPTGYREVILPQQEAELSPVLRAEITRLSSKEPYTVTKDGDKFVVLWLYSWEPSGYEDFNNVKDKIKQLLVQQKRLEKLQDVAQSAYKDLKEGKQIDYRYLAFSDTPISQLASLMKIPQEDLVKLLVSKETVFGPYAIAQGYAVLKIESKTTKSLDDKQQKDLIKDILSLKTDSVLNYYLESLKKRAKITINRDLITGQ; this is encoded by the coding sequence ATGTTCTCCTTCATACAGAGACACAGGAAGTTTTTGGTGGTTACCGTTAGTGTGGTTTCCTTCGCCTTTTTCTTGTGGCTTTTTTTGGCAGGAAGTGTGCAGGATATCTTGAGGGGGAAGAGAGCATGTGTGGCGGTGGTGAACGGTACCTGCATAAGCCTCAGAGACTATCGAATGGAGCTCTTGCCATACTCCCAGTTTCTGAAAAACGAGGAAATGGAAGGCATGATAAAGGAGCAGGTTCTCGATAGTTTGATAGTGAGGGAGCTTCTCTATCAGAAGGCTCTTGAGATGGGTTTTGTGGCTTCCGATGAAGAGGTGATAGATACCATAAAGTCAGACCCTACCTTTCAGGAAGGTGGGGTGTTCAGTGCGTCCAAGTACAGGGAAGTATTGGAACGGAACAATTTAGAACCTGCTCAGTACGAAGAGTATCTCAAAAAGATGCTCAGTATACAAAAGTTGGTAAGTTTCATAAGTAACAGTGTGTATATAACGGAGAAAGAGAAACAGGCGAACCTTCTACCTTACACCACTCTTCTTACAGGTAAGCTTTACCTTATTACTCCTGACAGCGTGAAGATATCCTATGAACCTACTGATGCAGAACTTCTTAACTACTACCATCAACACAGAGAAGAGTTTAAAAGGCCCGAGAAGAGAGTTGTGAGACTATGGGAAACTCCCCAAAGAGACGAAGCTCTTAATATATACAACCAACTGAAGAGCTCAAAGGTACCGACCGGTTACAGGGAAGTTATACTGCCTCAACAGGAGGCGGAACTTTCTCCCGTTCTGAGGGCCGAGATCACGCGACTGAGCAGTAAGGAACCTTATACGGTAACTAAGGATGGTGATAAATTTGTAGTGCTTTGGCTTTACAGTTGGGAGCCTTCGGGATACGAGGATTTTAATAACGTAAAGGATAAAATAAAACAGCTTCTGGTGCAACAAAAAAGGTTAGAAAAACTACAAGATGTAGCACAAAGTGCCTACAAAGATCTGAAAGAGGGCAAGCAGATAGATTACAGATACTTGGCCTTTTCCGATACACCTATATCTCAGTTGGCCTCCCTTATGAAGATACCGCAGGAAGATCTGGTCAAACTTTTAGTTTCTAAGGAGACGGTTTTTGGACCTTACGCTATAGCTCAAGGCTATGCTGTGCTAAAGATTGAGAGCAAAACCACCAAAAGTCTTGATGATAAACAACAGAAAGACCTGATTAAGGATATACTATCCCTTAAAACAGACTCTGTTCTCAATTACTATCTGGAAAGTTTGAAAAAGAGGGCCAAGATAACCATAAACAGGGATCTCATCACCGGGCAATGA
- a CDS encoding hemerythrin domain-containing protein, giving the protein MLITQYLTEEHRRCDSYYAEAERAVLSGEWERARELLTKFRDCTILHFRKEEEVLFPEFEESTGIVMGPTQVMRHEHAQARELLQKLEEALDKKDKEGFLSAGESLMILIQQHNMKEEQILYPMSDQNLDGDELVRKMAELGEV; this is encoded by the coding sequence ATGCTCATAACTCAGTACCTAACGGAAGAACACAGAAGATGCGACAGCTACTATGCGGAGGCAGAGAGGGCCGTTCTCTCGGGAGAATGGGAACGTGCAAGAGAACTCCTTACCAAGTTCAGGGACTGTACCATCCTTCACTTCAGGAAGGAGGAAGAGGTTCTCTTTCCGGAGTTTGAAGAATCAACTGGTATAGTGATGGGACCCACACAGGTTATGAGACACGAGCATGCTCAGGCAAGGGAACTCCTTCAGAAGCTCGAAGAGGCTCTTGACAAGAAGGACAAAGAGGGGTTCCTTTCCGCAGGAGAATCTCTCATGATTCTTATCCAACAACACAATATGAAAGAAGAGCAGATACTCTACCCTATGAGTGACCAGAACCTTGATGGTGATGAGTTGGTAAGAAAAATGGCTGAACTTGGAGAAGTATGA